In a genomic window of Gammaproteobacteria bacterium:
- a CDS encoding Fic family protein has translation MTELVLIHPFREGNGRCSRILAIIMALQAGLPILDFSIIRGPKKIDYFTAVQIGLGRDYQPMEQLFDEIIEASIQAL, from the coding sequence GTGACTGAGCTAGTTCTGATCCATCCGTTTCGAGAAGGCAATGGTAGATGCTCACGCATATTGGCAATTATTATGGCGTTGCAAGCAGGATTACCAATTTTGGACTTTAGTATTATTCGCGGGCCAAAGAAAATAGATTATTTTACCGCTGTCCAAATTGGATTGGGGCGCGACTATCAACCCATGGAGCAGTTATTTGATGAAATTATCGAGGCTTCGATTCAGGCTTTGTAG